Proteins from a genomic interval of Harpia harpyja isolate bHarHar1 chromosome 7, bHarHar1 primary haplotype, whole genome shotgun sequence:
- the CHD5 gene encoding chromodomain-helicase-DNA-binding protein 5 isoform X8 — protein MEEWGLDDVDYIFSEEDYHTLTNYKAFSQFLRPLIAKKNPKIPMSKMMTVLGAKWREFSANNPFKGSSAAAAAAAVAAAVETVTVAPPLAASPQQSALPTIIRKAKTKEGKGPGVRKKIKGSKDGKKKGKGKKMAGLKFRFGGIPSKRKKGSSSEEEEREESDFDSASINSSSVRSECSAGLGKRGKRRRKKKRIEEGDGYETDHQDYCEVCQQGGEIILCDTCPRAYHLVCLDPELEKAPEGKWSCPHCEKEGIQWEPKEEEEEEEEGGEEEEDDHMEFCRVCKDGGELLCCDTCPSSYHLHCLNPPLPEIPNGEWLCPRCTCPPLKGKVQRILHWAWKEPPATPLPPVLPTPDAELALPAPKVLEGIPEREFFVKWAGLSYWHCSWVKELQLELYHTVMYRNYQRKNDMDEPPAFDYGSGDEDSQREKRKNKDPQYAKMEERFYRYGIKPEWMMIHRILNHSFDKKGDIHYLIKWKDLPYDQCTWEIDEIDIPYYENLKHLYWNHRELMLGEDTRPLKKLNKKGKKLKEEKLEKPPETPLVDPTVKFDKQPWYIDATGGTLHPYQLEGLNWLRFSWAQGTDTILADEMGLGKTVQTIVFLYSLYKEGHSKGPYLVSAPLSTIINWEREFEMWAPDFYVVTYTGDKESRSVIRENEFSFEDNAIRSGKKVFRMKKEAQIKFHVLLTSYELITIDQAVLGSIEWACLVVDEAHRLKNNQSKFFRVLNSYKIDYKLLLTGTPLQNNLEELFHLLNFLTPERFNNLEGFLEEFADISKEDQIKKLHDLLGPHMLRRLKADVFKNMPAKTELIVRVELSQMQKKYYKFILTRNFEALNSKGGGNQVSLLNIMMDLKKCCNHPYLFPVAAVEAPVLPNGSYDGNSLVKSSGKLMLLQKMLKKLRDGGHRVLIFSQMTKMLDLLEDFLEYEGYKYERIDGGITGGLRQEAIDRFNAPGAQQFCFLLSTRAGGLGINLATADTVIIYDSDWNPHNDIQAFSRAHRIGQNKKVMIYRFVTRASVEERITQVAKRKMMLTHLVVRPGLGSKSGSMTKQELDDILKFGTEELFKDDVEGMVSQGQRITMPDAVTPFSDALSTKGGAVTPGMKKKHSGTPPGDNKDVDDSSVIHYDDAAISKLLDRNQDATDDTELQNMNEYLSSFKVAQYVVREEDGVEEVEREIIKQEENVDPDYWEKLLRHHYEQQQEDLARNLGKGKRIRKQVNYNDASQEDQEWQDELSDNQSEYSIGSEDEDEDFEERPEGQSGRRQSRRQLKSDRDKPLPPLLARVGGNIEVLGFNARQRKAFLNAIMRWGMPPQDAFNSHWLVRDLRGKSEKEFRAYVSLFMRHLCEPGADGAETFADGVPREGLSRQHVLTRIGVMSLVRKKVQEFEHVNGKYSTPDLILEGPESKKSSEIVSSGPNTPIPASPAHMHAGSVALVDKIETQLGFQEEKEQVEQKSRKVSDSQVPVSAEKAESEECTESCDSKEKPRVEKQEESEKAEPSPEPLVKDEGIQEKEKPLEKPELNSSLGKGEDKEVKPAEDAKAEEKEQSEAQQNGDREEEEDGKKDDRNMNFRFMFNIADGGFTELHTLWQNEERAAISSGKIYDIWHRRHDYWLLAGIVTHGYARWQDIQNDPRYVILNEPFKSEIHKGNYLEMKNKFLARRFKLLEQALVIEEQLRRAAYLNMTQDPSHPAMALNARLAEVECLAESHQHLSKESLAGNKPANAVLHKVLNQLEELLSDMKADVTRLPSMLSRIPPVAARLQMSERSILSRLATRGGDPAVQQGSFGSSQIYNNNFGPNFRGPGPGGIVNYSQMPLGPYVTDI, from the exons ATGGAAGAATGGGGCCTTGATGACGTAGATTACATCTTCTCAGAAGAAGATTATCATACTCTGACCAATTACAAGGCTTTCAGCCAGTTCCTCAG GCCTCTGATCGCCAAGAAGAACCCCAAGATCCCCATGTCCAAGATGATGACCGTGCTTGGTGCCAAGTGGCGAGAGTTCAGTGCCAACAACCCGTTCAagggcagctcagcagcagcagcagcagcggctgtTGCTGCAGCTGTGGAGACGGTCACTGTCGCTCCACCGCTTGCCGCCAGCCCCCAGCAGTCTGCCTTGCCCACCATCATCAGGAAGGCTAAGACCAAGGAGGGCAAGG GTCCGGGAGTGCGGAAGAAAATCAAGGGCTCCAAAGAcgggaagaaaaaagggaaggggaaaaagatggCAGGCTTGAAATTCCGGTTTGGAGGAATccccagcaaaaggaaaaagggcTCCTCT AGCGAAGAGGAGGAACGGGAGGAATCCGACTTTGACAGTGCCAGCATCAACAGCTCCTCAGTGCGCTCCGAGTGCTCGGCTGGcctggggaagagagggaagaggaggagaaagaaaaagagga TCGAAGAAGGGGACGGGTACGAGACGGACCACCAGGACTACTGCGAGGTgtgccagcagggaggagagaTCATCCTGTGCGACACCTGTCCTCGCGCCTACCACCTCGTCTGCCTGGACCCCGAGCTGGAGAAGGCCCCCGAGGGCAAGTGGAGCTGCCCCCACTGC GAGAAGGAGGGCATCCAGTGGGAGccgaaggaggaggaggaggaggaagaggaaggtggtgaggaggaggaggacgaccACATGGAGTTCTGCCGGGTCTGTAAGGATGGaggggagctgctgtgctgcGACACCTGCCCGTCCTCCTACCACCTCCACTGCCTGAACCCGCCACTGCCAGAAATACCAAACGGTGAATGGCTCTGCCCTCGCTGTACA TGCCCTCCCTTGAAGGGCAAAGTCCAACGCATCCTGCACTGGGCCTGGAAGGAGCCGCCGGCCACCCCGCTCCCACCTGTGCTGCCCACCCCGGACGCGGAGCTGGCCCTCCCCGCGCCAAAGGTGCTGGAGGGGATCCCAGAGCGCGAGTTTTTTGTGAAGTGGGCAGGCCTCTCCTACTGGCACTGCTCCTGGGTCAAGGAGCTGCAG CTGGAGCTCTACCACACTGTGATGTACCGCAACTACCAACGGAAGAACGACATGGATGAGCCACCGGCCTTCGACTACGGCTCTGGGGACGAGGACAGCCAGAGGGAGAAGCGGAAGAACAAAGACCCGCAGTACGCCAAGATGGAGGAGCGGTTCTACCGCTACGGCATCAAGCCTGAGTGGATGATGATCCACCGCATCCTGAACCACAG CTTTGATAAAAAGGGAGACATCCATTACCTGATCAAGTGGAAAGACCTGCCCTACGACCAGTGCACCTGGGAGATCGATGAGATAGACATCCCATACTATGAAAACCTCAAACACCTCTACTGGAACCACAG GGAGCTGATGCTGGGGGAGGACACGCGCCCTCTGAAGAAGCTgaacaagaaagggaaaaagctgaaagaggagaagctggaaaagccTCCAGAAACGCCTCTCGTGGAT CCTACGGTGAAGTTTGACAAGCAGCCGTGGTACATCGATGCCACGGGAGGCACGCTCCATCCTTACCAGCTCGAAGGGCTAAACTGGCTGAGATTTTCCTGGGCCCAAGGAACGGATACTATCCTGGCTGATGAGATGGGGCTGGGGAAGACTGTGCAGACTATTGTGTTCTTGTATTCTCTGTACAAGGAG GGCCACTCGAAAGGGCCGTATCTGGTCAGCGCCCCTCTCTCCACCATCATCAACTGGGAGCGTGAGTTTGAGATGTGGGCACCCGACTTCTACGTCGTGACCTACACGGGCGACAAAGAAAGCCGGTCGGTCATCCgggaaaatgaattttcttttgaagacaacGCCATCCGGAGTGGAAAGAAGGTCTTCCGGATGAAG AAGGAAGCGCAGATCAAGTTCCATGTCCTGCTCACCTCCTACGAGCTGATCACTATTGACCAGGCGGTGCTGGGCTCCATTGAGTGGGCCTGTCTGGTGGTGGATGAAGCGCACAGGCTGAAGAACAACCAGTCCAAG ttctTTAGAGTACTAAATAGCTACAAGATCGATTACAAGCTGCTGCTCACCGGCACTCCGCTCCAGAACAACTTGGAAGAGCTCTTCCACCTGCTCAATTTCCTGACTCCTGAGAGGTTTAA TAACCTGGAGGGGTTCCTGGAGGAGTTTGCAGACATCTCCAAGGAGGACCAGATCAAAAAGCTCCATGATCTGCTGGGTCCCCACATGCTGCGGCGGCTCAAGGCAGATGTGTTCAAGAACATGCCGGCCAAGACAGAGCTGATCGTGAGAGTGGAGCTGAGCCAGATGCAGAA GAAGTACTACAAGTTCATACTGACGAGGAATTTCGAAGCCCTGAATTCGAAAGGTGGTGGGAACCAGGTCTCGCTGCTCAACATCATGATGGACCTGAAGAAGTGCTGTAATCACCCGTACCTCTTCCCTGTGGCGGCAGTG GAGGCCCCGGTTCTGCCCAATGGATCCTACGATGGGAATTCTTTGGTCAAATCTTCTGGGAAACTGATGCTGCTCCAAAAGATGCTGAAGAAGTTACGGGATGGGGGTCACAGAGTTCTCATCTTCTCCCAG ATGACGAAGATGCTGGACTTGCTGGAGGACTTCCTGGAGTACGAAGGCTACAAGTACGAGCGGATAGACGGGGGCATCACCGGCGGCCTGCGCCAGGAGGCCATAGACAGGTTTAACG CTCCTGGTGCTCAGcagttctgctttctcctctctaCCCGCGCTGGCGGTCTGGGCATAAACCTTGCTACGGCCGACACAGTCATTATTTATGATTCTGACTGGAATCCCCACAATGACATCCAG GCTTTCAGCAGAGCTCACCGCATCGGCCAGAACAAGAAGGTGATGATCTATCGCTTTGTGACCAGAGCCTCTGTTGAAGAGCGCATCACCCAGGTGGCCAAAAGGAAGATGATGCTTACCCACCTCGTGGTCCGCCCGGGGCTCGGCTCCAAGTCGGGCTCCATGACCAAGCAAGAGCTGGACGACATCCTCAAGTTTGGGACAGAAGAGCTCTTCAAGGATGATGTGGAAG GCATGGTGTCTCAGGGACAGCGGATCACCATGCCGGATGCTGTCACCCCTTTCTCTGACGCGCTGTCAACCAAAGGGGGTGCAGTGACTCCCGGcatgaaaaaaaagcacagtggcACCCCACCAG GTGACAATAAGGATGTGGATGACAGCAGTGTGATCCACTACGATGACGCTGCCATCTCTAAGCTTCTGGACCGAAACCAGGATGCGACTGATGACACGGAGCTCCAGAACATGAACGAGTATCTCAGCTCCTTTAAAGTGGCCCAGTATGTTGTGAGAGAAGAGGATGGTGTG GAGGAGGTGGAACGTGAGATCATCAAGCAAGAGGAGAATGTGGACCCTGACtactgggagaagctgctgcggCACCACTatgagcagcagcaggaagatcTGGCCAGGAActtggggaaagggaagagaatcCGCAAGCAGGTCAACTACAATGACGCCTCGCAGGAGGACCAAG AGTGGCAGGATGAGCTCTCCGACAACCAGTCGGAGTACTCCATTGGCTctgaggatgaggatgaagacTTTGAAGAGAGGCCAGAAGGTCAGA GTGGCAGAAGACAATCCCGGAGGCAGCTGAAGAGTGACCGGGATAAGCCTCTCCCTCCTTTGCTGGCAAGAGTTGGGGGAAATATCGAG GTTCTCGGCTTCAACGCCCGCCAGCGCAAGGCTTTCCTGAATGCCATCATGCGCTGGGGCATGCCGCCCCAGGATGCCTTCAACTCTCACTGGCTGGTCCGGGATCTGCGAGGGAAGAGCGAGAAGGAGTTCAG GGCGTACGTCTCTCTCTTCATGAGACATTTGTGCGAACCTGGGGCAGACGGTGCCGAAACCTTTGCGGATGGCGTTCCCCGGGAAGGGCTGTCGCGCCAGCATGTGCTGACTCGGATAGGAGTCATGTCACTAGTAAGGAAGAAG GTCCAGGAGTTTGAGCATGTCAATGGGAAGTACAGCACTCCAGATCTGATCCTCGAGGGCCCGGAGAGCAAGAAGTCCAGCGAGATTGTGTCCTCGGGTCCCAACACCCCCATCCCAGCCAGCCCAGCACATATGCACGCGGGATCTGTGGCCCTTGTGG ACAAAATAGAAACCCAACTCGGGTTccaggaggaaaaggagcaagTGGAGCAGAAGTCCAGGAAGGTGTCTGACAGCCAG GTGCCTGTGAGCGCCGAGAAGGCGGAAAGCGAAGAGTGCACAGAAAGCTGCGACAGCAAGGAGAAGCCGAGGGTGGAGAAGCAAGAGGAGAGTGAAAAGGCTGAGCCTTCTCCTGAGCCCCTGGTGAAAG ATGAGGGCATTCAAGAGAAGGAGAAGCCTTTGGAGAAGCCGGAGTTGAACAGCAgcctggggaaaggggaggacaAAGAAGTCAAACCAG CAGAGGACGCCAAGGCGGAGGAGAAGGAGCAAAGCGAGGCTCAGCAAAACGgtgacagagaggaagaggaggatggaaAGAAGGATGACAGAAACATGAACTTCCGATTCATGTTCAACATTGCTGACGGCGGCTTTACAG AGCTGCACACGCTGTGGCAGAACGAGGAGAGGGCTGCCATCTCCTCTGGCAAGATCTACGACATCTGGCACCGCCGACACGACTACTGGCTGTTGGCAGGAATTGTCAC TCACGGCTATGCCCGCTGGCAGGACATCCAGAACGACCCACGCTACGTGATCCTGAACGAGCCGTTCAAGTCGGAGATACATAAGGGGAACTACCTCGAGATGAAGAACAAGTTCCTTGCCCGGCGGTTCAAG TTGCTGGAGCAGGCCCTGGTGATCGAGGAGCAGCTGCGGAGGGCTGCGTACCTCAACATGACCCAAGACCCCAGTCACCCGGCCATGGCATTGAACGCCCGTCTGGCTGAAGTGGAGTGCCTTGCCGAGAGCCACCAGCATCTCTCCAAAGAGTCCCTGGCTGGGAACAAGCCCGCAAATGCCGTCCTGCACAAGG TGCTGAACCAGCTCGAGGAGCTGCTGAGTGACATGAAGGCTGACGTGACGCGCCTGCCGTCCATGCTGTCCCGCATCCCGCCCGTGGCCGCCCGGCTGCAGATGTCCGAGCGGAGCATCCTCAGCCGCCTGGCCACCCGTGGCGGGGACCCCGCCGTCCAGCAG GGCTCCTTCGGCTCCTCCCAGATCTACAACAACAACTTTGGGCCAAATTTCCGAGGTCCTGGGCCGGGTGGGATTGTCAACTACAGCCAGATGCCTCTGGGACCGTACGTGACCG ATATTTAG
- the CHD5 gene encoding chromodomain-helicase-DNA-binding protein 5 isoform X9, translating into MIQCGERKRDRVEEGDGYETDHQDYCEVCQQGGEIILCDTCPRAYHLVCLDPELEKAPEGKWSCPHCEKEGIQWEPKEEEEEEEEGGEEEEDDHMEFCRVCKDGGELLCCDTCPSSYHLHCLNPPLPEIPNGEWLCPRCTCPPLKGKVQRILHWAWKEPPATPLPPVLPTPDAELALPAPKVLEGIPEREFFVKWAGLSYWHCSWVKELQLELYHTVMYRNYQRKNDMDEPPAFDYGSGDEDSQREKRKNKDPQYAKMEERFYRYGIKPEWMMIHRILNHSFDKKGDIHYLIKWKDLPYDQCTWEIDEIDIPYYENLKHLYWNHRELMLGEDTRPLKKLNKKGKKLKEEKLEKPPETPLVDPTVKFDKQPWYIDATGGTLHPYQLEGLNWLRFSWAQGTDTILADEMGLGKTVQTIVFLYSLYKEGHSKGPYLVSAPLSTIINWEREFEMWAPDFYVVTYTGDKESRSVIRENEFSFEDNAIRSGKKVFRMKKEAQIKFHVLLTSYELITIDQAVLGSIEWACLVVDEAHRLKNNQSKFFRVLNSYKIDYKLLLTGTPLQNNLEELFHLLNFLTPERFNNLEGFLEEFADISKEDQIKKLHDLLGPHMLRRLKADVFKNMPAKTELIVRVELSQMQKKYYKFILTRNFEALNSKGGGNQVSLLNIMMDLKKCCNHPYLFPVAAVEAPVLPNGSYDGNSLVKSSGKLMLLQKMLKKLRDGGHRVLIFSQMTKMLDLLEDFLEYEGYKYERIDGGITGGLRQEAIDRFNAPGAQQFCFLLSTRAGGLGINLATADTVIIYDSDWNPHNDIQAFSRAHRIGQNKKVMIYRFVTRASVEERITQVAKRKMMLTHLVVRPGLGSKSGSMTKQELDDILKFGTEELFKDDVEGMVSQGQRITMPDAVTPFSDALSTKGGAVTPGMKKKHSGTPPGDNKDVDDSSVIHYDDAAISKLLDRNQDATDDTELQNMNEYLSSFKVAQYVVREEDGVEEVEREIIKQEENVDPDYWEKLLRHHYEQQQEDLARNLGKGKRIRKQVNYNDASQEDQEWQDELSDNQSEYSIGSEDEDEDFEERPEGQSGRRQSRRQLKSDRDKPLPPLLARVGGNIEVLGFNARQRKAFLNAIMRWGMPPQDAFNSHWLVRDLRGKSEKEFRAYVSLFMRHLCEPGADGAETFADGVPREGLSRQHVLTRIGVMSLVRKKVQEFEHVNGKYSTPDLILEGPESKKSSEIVSSGPNTPIPASPAHMHAGSVALVDKIETQLGFQEEKEQVEQKSRKVSDSQVPVSAEKAESEECTESCDSKEKPRVEKQEESEKAEPSPEPLVKDEGIQEKEKPLEKPELNSSLGKGEDKEVKPAEDAKAEEKEQSEAQQNGDREEEEDGKKDDRNMNFRFMFNIADGGFTELHTLWQNEERAAISSGKIYDIWHRRHDYWLLAGIVTHGYARWQDIQNDPRYVILNEPFKSEIHKGNYLEMKNKFLARRFKLLEQALVIEEQLRRAAYLNMTQDPSHPAMALNARLAEVECLAESHQHLSKESLAGNKPANAVLHKVLNQLEELLSDMKADVTRLPSMLSRIPPVAARLQMSERSILSRLATRGGDPAVQQGSFGSSQIYNNNFGPNFRGPGPGGIVNYSQMPLGPYVTDI; encoded by the exons ATGATACAgtgtggagagagaaagagagacagag TCGAAGAAGGGGACGGGTACGAGACGGACCACCAGGACTACTGCGAGGTgtgccagcagggaggagagaTCATCCTGTGCGACACCTGTCCTCGCGCCTACCACCTCGTCTGCCTGGACCCCGAGCTGGAGAAGGCCCCCGAGGGCAAGTGGAGCTGCCCCCACTGC GAGAAGGAGGGCATCCAGTGGGAGccgaaggaggaggaggaggaggaagaggaaggtggtgaggaggaggaggacgaccACATGGAGTTCTGCCGGGTCTGTAAGGATGGaggggagctgctgtgctgcGACACCTGCCCGTCCTCCTACCACCTCCACTGCCTGAACCCGCCACTGCCAGAAATACCAAACGGTGAATGGCTCTGCCCTCGCTGTACA TGCCCTCCCTTGAAGGGCAAAGTCCAACGCATCCTGCACTGGGCCTGGAAGGAGCCGCCGGCCACCCCGCTCCCACCTGTGCTGCCCACCCCGGACGCGGAGCTGGCCCTCCCCGCGCCAAAGGTGCTGGAGGGGATCCCAGAGCGCGAGTTTTTTGTGAAGTGGGCAGGCCTCTCCTACTGGCACTGCTCCTGGGTCAAGGAGCTGCAG CTGGAGCTCTACCACACTGTGATGTACCGCAACTACCAACGGAAGAACGACATGGATGAGCCACCGGCCTTCGACTACGGCTCTGGGGACGAGGACAGCCAGAGGGAGAAGCGGAAGAACAAAGACCCGCAGTACGCCAAGATGGAGGAGCGGTTCTACCGCTACGGCATCAAGCCTGAGTGGATGATGATCCACCGCATCCTGAACCACAG CTTTGATAAAAAGGGAGACATCCATTACCTGATCAAGTGGAAAGACCTGCCCTACGACCAGTGCACCTGGGAGATCGATGAGATAGACATCCCATACTATGAAAACCTCAAACACCTCTACTGGAACCACAG GGAGCTGATGCTGGGGGAGGACACGCGCCCTCTGAAGAAGCTgaacaagaaagggaaaaagctgaaagaggagaagctggaaaagccTCCAGAAACGCCTCTCGTGGAT CCTACGGTGAAGTTTGACAAGCAGCCGTGGTACATCGATGCCACGGGAGGCACGCTCCATCCTTACCAGCTCGAAGGGCTAAACTGGCTGAGATTTTCCTGGGCCCAAGGAACGGATACTATCCTGGCTGATGAGATGGGGCTGGGGAAGACTGTGCAGACTATTGTGTTCTTGTATTCTCTGTACAAGGAG GGCCACTCGAAAGGGCCGTATCTGGTCAGCGCCCCTCTCTCCACCATCATCAACTGGGAGCGTGAGTTTGAGATGTGGGCACCCGACTTCTACGTCGTGACCTACACGGGCGACAAAGAAAGCCGGTCGGTCATCCgggaaaatgaattttcttttgaagacaacGCCATCCGGAGTGGAAAGAAGGTCTTCCGGATGAAG AAGGAAGCGCAGATCAAGTTCCATGTCCTGCTCACCTCCTACGAGCTGATCACTATTGACCAGGCGGTGCTGGGCTCCATTGAGTGGGCCTGTCTGGTGGTGGATGAAGCGCACAGGCTGAAGAACAACCAGTCCAAG ttctTTAGAGTACTAAATAGCTACAAGATCGATTACAAGCTGCTGCTCACCGGCACTCCGCTCCAGAACAACTTGGAAGAGCTCTTCCACCTGCTCAATTTCCTGACTCCTGAGAGGTTTAA TAACCTGGAGGGGTTCCTGGAGGAGTTTGCAGACATCTCCAAGGAGGACCAGATCAAAAAGCTCCATGATCTGCTGGGTCCCCACATGCTGCGGCGGCTCAAGGCAGATGTGTTCAAGAACATGCCGGCCAAGACAGAGCTGATCGTGAGAGTGGAGCTGAGCCAGATGCAGAA GAAGTACTACAAGTTCATACTGACGAGGAATTTCGAAGCCCTGAATTCGAAAGGTGGTGGGAACCAGGTCTCGCTGCTCAACATCATGATGGACCTGAAGAAGTGCTGTAATCACCCGTACCTCTTCCCTGTGGCGGCAGTG GAGGCCCCGGTTCTGCCCAATGGATCCTACGATGGGAATTCTTTGGTCAAATCTTCTGGGAAACTGATGCTGCTCCAAAAGATGCTGAAGAAGTTACGGGATGGGGGTCACAGAGTTCTCATCTTCTCCCAG ATGACGAAGATGCTGGACTTGCTGGAGGACTTCCTGGAGTACGAAGGCTACAAGTACGAGCGGATAGACGGGGGCATCACCGGCGGCCTGCGCCAGGAGGCCATAGACAGGTTTAACG CTCCTGGTGCTCAGcagttctgctttctcctctctaCCCGCGCTGGCGGTCTGGGCATAAACCTTGCTACGGCCGACACAGTCATTATTTATGATTCTGACTGGAATCCCCACAATGACATCCAG GCTTTCAGCAGAGCTCACCGCATCGGCCAGAACAAGAAGGTGATGATCTATCGCTTTGTGACCAGAGCCTCTGTTGAAGAGCGCATCACCCAGGTGGCCAAAAGGAAGATGATGCTTACCCACCTCGTGGTCCGCCCGGGGCTCGGCTCCAAGTCGGGCTCCATGACCAAGCAAGAGCTGGACGACATCCTCAAGTTTGGGACAGAAGAGCTCTTCAAGGATGATGTGGAAG GCATGGTGTCTCAGGGACAGCGGATCACCATGCCGGATGCTGTCACCCCTTTCTCTGACGCGCTGTCAACCAAAGGGGGTGCAGTGACTCCCGGcatgaaaaaaaagcacagtggcACCCCACCAG GTGACAATAAGGATGTGGATGACAGCAGTGTGATCCACTACGATGACGCTGCCATCTCTAAGCTTCTGGACCGAAACCAGGATGCGACTGATGACACGGAGCTCCAGAACATGAACGAGTATCTCAGCTCCTTTAAAGTGGCCCAGTATGTTGTGAGAGAAGAGGATGGTGTG GAGGAGGTGGAACGTGAGATCATCAAGCAAGAGGAGAATGTGGACCCTGACtactgggagaagctgctgcggCACCACTatgagcagcagcaggaagatcTGGCCAGGAActtggggaaagggaagagaatcCGCAAGCAGGTCAACTACAATGACGCCTCGCAGGAGGACCAAG AGTGGCAGGATGAGCTCTCCGACAACCAGTCGGAGTACTCCATTGGCTctgaggatgaggatgaagacTTTGAAGAGAGGCCAGAAGGTCAGA GTGGCAGAAGACAATCCCGGAGGCAGCTGAAGAGTGACCGGGATAAGCCTCTCCCTCCTTTGCTGGCAAGAGTTGGGGGAAATATCGAG GTTCTCGGCTTCAACGCCCGCCAGCGCAAGGCTTTCCTGAATGCCATCATGCGCTGGGGCATGCCGCCCCAGGATGCCTTCAACTCTCACTGGCTGGTCCGGGATCTGCGAGGGAAGAGCGAGAAGGAGTTCAG GGCGTACGTCTCTCTCTTCATGAGACATTTGTGCGAACCTGGGGCAGACGGTGCCGAAACCTTTGCGGATGGCGTTCCCCGGGAAGGGCTGTCGCGCCAGCATGTGCTGACTCGGATAGGAGTCATGTCACTAGTAAGGAAGAAG GTCCAGGAGTTTGAGCATGTCAATGGGAAGTACAGCACTCCAGATCTGATCCTCGAGGGCCCGGAGAGCAAGAAGTCCAGCGAGATTGTGTCCTCGGGTCCCAACACCCCCATCCCAGCCAGCCCAGCACATATGCACGCGGGATCTGTGGCCCTTGTGG ACAAAATAGAAACCCAACTCGGGTTccaggaggaaaaggagcaagTGGAGCAGAAGTCCAGGAAGGTGTCTGACAGCCAG GTGCCTGTGAGCGCCGAGAAGGCGGAAAGCGAAGAGTGCACAGAAAGCTGCGACAGCAAGGAGAAGCCGAGGGTGGAGAAGCAAGAGGAGAGTGAAAAGGCTGAGCCTTCTCCTGAGCCCCTGGTGAAAG ATGAGGGCATTCAAGAGAAGGAGAAGCCTTTGGAGAAGCCGGAGTTGAACAGCAgcctggggaaaggggaggacaAAGAAGTCAAACCAG CAGAGGACGCCAAGGCGGAGGAGAAGGAGCAAAGCGAGGCTCAGCAAAACGgtgacagagaggaagaggaggatggaaAGAAGGATGACAGAAACATGAACTTCCGATTCATGTTCAACATTGCTGACGGCGGCTTTACAG AGCTGCACACGCTGTGGCAGAACGAGGAGAGGGCTGCCATCTCCTCTGGCAAGATCTACGACATCTGGCACCGCCGACACGACTACTGGCTGTTGGCAGGAATTGTCAC TCACGGCTATGCCCGCTGGCAGGACATCCAGAACGACCCACGCTACGTGATCCTGAACGAGCCGTTCAAGTCGGAGATACATAAGGGGAACTACCTCGAGATGAAGAACAAGTTCCTTGCCCGGCGGTTCAAG TTGCTGGAGCAGGCCCTGGTGATCGAGGAGCAGCTGCGGAGGGCTGCGTACCTCAACATGACCCAAGACCCCAGTCACCCGGCCATGGCATTGAACGCCCGTCTGGCTGAAGTGGAGTGCCTTGCCGAGAGCCACCAGCATCTCTCCAAAGAGTCCCTGGCTGGGAACAAGCCCGCAAATGCCGTCCTGCACAAGG TGCTGAACCAGCTCGAGGAGCTGCTGAGTGACATGAAGGCTGACGTGACGCGCCTGCCGTCCATGCTGTCCCGCATCCCGCCCGTGGCCGCCCGGCTGCAGATGTCCGAGCGGAGCATCCTCAGCCGCCTGGCCACCCGTGGCGGGGACCCCGCCGTCCAGCAG GGCTCCTTCGGCTCCTCCCAGATCTACAACAACAACTTTGGGCCAAATTTCCGAGGTCCTGGGCCGGGTGGGATTGTCAACTACAGCCAGATGCCTCTGGGACCGTACGTGACCG ATATTTAG